One genomic segment of Ignavibacteriota bacterium includes these proteins:
- the ruvB gene encoding Holliday junction branch migration DNA helicase RuvB yields the protein MRESENTNPILSEDEINFEKTIRPKVFSDFTGQKKITDNLKVFIGAALKRGESLDHVLLTGPPGLGKTTLANIIANELGVKLKTTSGPVLEKPGDLAGLLTNLEENSVLFIDEIHRLSSVVEEYLYSAMEDYKIDIMIDSGPSARTVQIKLPKYTLVGATTRAGLLTAPLRDRFGIKSRLDYYESELLSEIIKRSSKILNVAIDENAADEISRRSRGTPRIANRLLRRTRDFADFENLNKIDLSIAKKALKALEVDNYGLDEMDKAIILTIIEKFKGGPVGLNTLAVSVNEDPGTLEEVYEPFLIQQGFIQRTPRGREATDLAYIRFNKTKKNIQQNNFFEEEK from the coding sequence ATGAGAGAATCAGAAAATACAAATCCTATACTTTCGGAAGATGAAATAAATTTTGAAAAAACAATTAGACCAAAAGTATTTTCGGATTTTACGGGTCAAAAGAAAATTACAGATAATCTGAAAGTATTTATTGGCGCTGCATTAAAACGAGGTGAAAGTTTAGATCACGTTTTGCTAACTGGTCCGCCCGGATTGGGGAAAACAACATTGGCAAATATTATTGCAAATGAATTAGGTGTAAAATTAAAAACAACTTCCGGACCGGTTCTTGAAAAACCCGGGGACCTTGCCGGTCTTTTAACAAATTTGGAAGAAAATTCTGTTTTATTTATTGATGAAATTCATCGGTTAAGCTCAGTTGTGGAAGAATATTTGTATTCTGCTATGGAAGATTATAAAATTGATATTATGATTGACAGCGGACCAAGTGCGCGAACCGTTCAAATTAAATTACCTAAATATACATTAGTCGGCGCAACAACAAGAGCCGGCTTGCTTACAGCTCCTTTGCGTGATAGATTCGGAATTAAATCAAGATTGGATTATTACGAAAGTGAATTGCTTTCCGAAATTATAAAACGTTCCTCAAAAATATTAAATGTTGCAATTGATGAAAATGCTGCGGATGAAATTTCAAGAAGGTCACGCGGAACTCCGAGAATTGCAAATCGTTTGCTTAGAAGAACTCGAGATTTTGCCGATTTTGAAAACTTAAATAAAATTGATTTATCAATTGCCAAAAAAGCTTTGAAGGCTTTGGAAGTTGATAATTACGGGCTTGATGAAATGGATAAAGCAATAATTCTTACAATTATTGAAAAGTTCAAAGGCGGTCCGGTTGGATTAAATACTTTAGCCGTTTCTGTAAATGAAGATCCCGGAACACTTGAAGAAGTTTACGAACCTTTTTTAATTCAGCAAGGTTTTATTCAACGCACACCGCGCGGAAGAGAAGCAACAGATTTGGCTTATATTAGATTTAATAAGACAAAAAAGAATATTCAGCAGAATAATTTTTTTGAAGAAGAAAAATGA
- the lptC gene encoding LPS export ABC transporter periplasmic protein LptC, with protein sequence MKKFLLVIFIVIINFSCGESKLKPQTDNSINSEEIPDQESKKAKITFTESGKLKAILYSDVIKVLGNKNEKYLEGVIVDFYNDKEQKTSRLTSKKGRVDDITQDMYAIENVIAKSDSGVTLTTEELVWKNKSKKIVTDKFVKIVSDKEIIEGYGFESDQGLRNYTIFDITYVTNVEKK encoded by the coding sequence ATGAAAAAATTTCTTCTAGTAATTTTCATCGTAATTATAAATTTTTCTTGCGGAGAATCTAAATTAAAACCACAAACAGATAACTCAATTAACAGCGAAGAAATTCCCGATCAAGAAAGTAAAAAAGCAAAAATAACATTTACCGAAAGCGGTAAATTGAAAGCCATACTTTATTCAGATGTAATAAAAGTTCTTGGCAATAAAAATGAAAAATATCTTGAAGGCGTAATTGTTGATTTTTATAATGATAAAGAACAGAAAACGTCTCGCCTAACTTCCAAAAAAGGAAGAGTTGATGATATTACTCAAGATATGTATGCTATTGAAAATGTTATTGCAAAAAGTGATAGCGGTGTAACTTTAACTACAGAAGAATTAGTTTGGAAAAATAAATCAAAAAAAATTGTTACGGATAAATTTGTGAAAATTGTAAGTGACAAAGAAATTATTGAAGGTTACGGATTTGAGTCGGATCAAGGTTTAAGAAATTACACAATTTTTGATATTACTTACGTAACAAATGTTGAAAAAAAATGA
- the kdsA gene encoding 3-deoxy-8-phosphooctulonate synthase, producing MTIEIGEIKIGENLPLVLIAGPCVIENKEITFLTAEKIKEISDKLNIPFIFKSSFKKANRTSLNSFTGLGFDESIKILEEVKKNFNIPILTDVHSENDIANVSEIVDVLQIPAFLCRQTDLLIAAGKSGKIVNVKKGQFLAPEDMKHVIEKIESTGNKNILLTERGTTFGYHNLVVDMRSLIIMKEFGYPIVMDATHSVQMPSNSNVTGGEPKFIEPLSKAATAVGIDALFLEVHPDPKNALSDAGSQLQLDKLESVLQKVLAIDKVVKGY from the coding sequence ATGACAATTGAAATTGGTGAAATAAAAATTGGTGAAAATTTACCTTTAGTTTTAATTGCCGGACCTTGCGTAATTGAAAATAAAGAAATTACTTTTTTAACTGCAGAAAAAATTAAAGAAATTTCTGACAAATTAAATATTCCATTCATCTTTAAATCAAGTTTTAAGAAAGCAAACAGAACAAGCTTGAACTCCTTTACCGGATTGGGTTTTGACGAATCAATTAAAATTTTAGAAGAAGTTAAGAAGAATTTCAACATTCCAATATTGACGGATGTTCATTCAGAAAATGATATTGCAAATGTTTCTGAAATTGTTGATGTTTTACAAATTCCGGCATTTCTGTGCAGACAAACTGATTTATTAATTGCGGCGGGAAAAAGCGGAAAAATTGTTAATGTAAAAAAAGGGCAATTTCTTGCTCCGGAAGATATGAAGCATGTAATCGAAAAAATAGAAAGTACGGGGAACAAAAATATTTTATTGACCGAACGCGGAACAACTTTCGGATATCATAATTTAGTTGTTGATATGAGATCATTAATAATTATGAAAGAATTTGGATACCCAATTGTTATGGATGCAACGCACTCGGTTCAAATGCCAAGCAATTCAAATGTAACGGGCGGAGAGCCGAAATTTATTGAACCGTTAAGTAAAGCCGCTACAGCAGTTGGAATTGATGCATTATTTTTAGAAGTTCATCCCGATCCGAAAAATGCTTTAAGTGATGCCGGAAGTCAATTACAGCTTGATAAATTAGAATCGGTATTGCAAAAAGTTTTGGCAATTGATAAAGTTGTAAAAGGTTATTAA
- a CDS encoding KpsF/GutQ family sugar-phosphate isomerase has translation MTDQNILDKGKKVIEIELNSILELNSRLNNSFVEAVKLIYNSSGRIIFAGMGKSGLIARKIVATFNSTGTAAFYLHPTDALHGDLGMVRNGDVAIIISKSGATEELRNLILMFKRLEVKIIGILGLPNSIIAKDCDVVIDASVKEEACPYDLAPTSSTTTALVIGDAIAIAVLELRGFTQEDFAMLHPAGSLGKRLSLKISEIMYKDSDFPTVNEETSIKDTILEMTKKRLGATCVINNDGDLVGIVTDGDLRRQLEKNLDLKNLKAKNIMTKNPKIINSNLLASFALQQMENYNITSLVAVSDLGKPIGLVHLHDLVKLGLQRR, from the coding sequence ATGACTGATCAAAATATTTTAGATAAAGGGAAAAAGGTTATTGAAATTGAGCTTAATTCAATTTTGGAATTAAATTCAAGATTAAATAATTCATTTGTTGAAGCAGTAAAACTAATCTACAATTCAAGCGGAAGAATAATTTTTGCCGGAATGGGAAAATCCGGATTGATTGCAAGAAAAATTGTTGCAACTTTTAATTCAACGGGAACAGCCGCTTTTTATTTGCATCCGACCGACGCACTTCACGGCGATTTAGGAATGGTAAGAAATGGTGATGTTGCAATTATAATTTCTAAAAGCGGCGCAACAGAGGAACTTAGAAATTTAATTTTAATGTTTAAAAGATTGGAAGTAAAAATTATAGGAATTTTGGGCTTGCCAAATTCAATAATTGCAAAAGATTGCGATGTTGTAATTGATGCAAGTGTAAAAGAAGAAGCGTGTCCTTACGATTTGGCTCCAACTTCATCAACCACAACTGCTTTGGTTATTGGCGATGCAATTGCAATTGCTGTTTTGGAATTAAGAGGTTTTACCCAAGAAGATTTTGCAATGCTTCATCCCGCCGGAAGTTTGGGAAAAAGATTATCATTAAAAATTTCTGAGATAATGTATAAAGATTCTGATTTTCCAACTGTAAATGAGGAAACATCTATAAAAGATACAATTTTGGAAATGACGAAAAAAAGACTTGGTGCAACTTGTGTAATCAATAATGATGGAGATTTAGTTGGAATAGTTACCGATGGAGATTTAAGAAGACAACTCGAAAAAAATCTTGATCTTAAAAATTTGAAAGCAAAAAATATTATGACGAAAAATCCTAAAATTATAAATTCAAATTTACTCGCTTCTTTTGCATTGCAGCAAATGGAAAATTATAATATCACATCTTTGGTTGCCGTGAGCGATTTAGGAAAACCTATCGGACTTGTTCACTTACATGATTTAGTAAAATTAGGTTTGCAGAGAAGATGA
- the lptC gene encoding LPS export ABC transporter periplasmic protein LptC: MIKKFLIIIIVFSFYQVYAQQKESQIIIIGDSLKGKLIEGENIREVIGNVVITQDDVTITCGKAIQNINKNSAILIGNVILTQDSVVIKTEKGNYFGNEKITTSDTLVQLKNKSTNLFANSGKYDLNTKIAEFKGDVLFYDSVSTLRSQKLIYEKDIEKIIATKKVVVSDSLSEIKADSLIHFRITKLTEGFGSVKIFSKENNVTIVGNQLLDDKPNNISKIFGNPFLIQIEELSDSTYDTLYIQSKYMEAKRDSNSILIAIDSVRIVKGNFLSINDSTIYDQASGKITIIKQNEKPVPILWYEKNQVTGDSIYILMDSSKIKNVEILNNSIMISQDSVYQFRFNQMSGDSIYLNFNNGELVQTNVYGNVLSIYYLFEEDEPNGLLKSSAEKFKIYIDENKVTDVKLYGSPVSEYHPENLVEGNEKAFTLPAFILYENKPDKNKFEKMFIELNKN; encoded by the coding sequence ATGATAAAAAAATTTTTGATAATAATTATTGTATTTTCATTTTACCAAGTTTATGCTCAACAGAAAGAAAGCCAAATTATAATAATTGGCGATAGTTTAAAAGGCAAACTTATCGAAGGCGAAAACATTCGTGAAGTAATTGGCAATGTTGTTATAACTCAAGATGATGTTACAATAACTTGCGGAAAAGCAATTCAAAATATTAATAAAAATTCTGCAATACTAATTGGAAACGTTATACTAACTCAAGACAGCGTTGTAATAAAAACTGAGAAAGGTAATTATTTTGGGAATGAAAAAATTACAACTTCAGATACGTTAGTTCAGTTAAAAAATAAATCGACAAATTTATTTGCGAATTCCGGTAAGTATGATTTGAATACAAAAATTGCAGAGTTCAAAGGTGATGTTTTATTTTACGATTCCGTTTCAACATTGCGTTCTCAAAAATTAATTTATGAAAAAGATATAGAAAAAATTATTGCGACAAAAAAAGTTGTGGTTTCTGATTCACTTTCAGAAATAAAGGCGGATAGTTTAATTCATTTTAGAATTACAAAACTTACTGAAGGATTCGGAAGTGTAAAAATTTTTAGCAAAGAAAATAATGTTACGATTGTTGGCAATCAGCTTCTTGATGATAAACCAAATAATATTTCAAAAATATTCGGCAATCCGTTTCTGATTCAAATTGAAGAGCTTAGTGATAGTACTTACGATACTTTGTATATTCAATCAAAATACATGGAAGCCAAAAGAGACAGCAATTCAATTCTGATTGCGATTGATTCCGTAAGAATTGTAAAAGGAAATTTTTTATCGATTAATGATTCAACAATTTATGATCAAGCTTCCGGCAAAATTACAATAATTAAACAAAATGAAAAACCGGTTCCGATTTTGTGGTATGAAAAAAATCAAGTTACCGGAGACTCGATTTATATTTTAATGGATAGCAGTAAAATTAAAAATGTGGAAATATTGAATAATTCAATTATGATTTCTCAAGATTCCGTTTATCAATTCAGATTTAATCAAATGTCCGGAGATTCAATTTATCTCAATTTTAATAATGGGGAATTGGTTCAAACAAATGTTTACGGAAATGTATTAAGCATCTATTATTTATTTGAGGAAGACGAACCGAACGGATTGCTGAAATCAAGTGCGGAAAAGTTTAAAATATATATTGATGAAAATAAAGTAACCGATGTAAAATTATATGGAAGTCCGGTAAGCGAATATCATCCGGAAAATTTAGTTGAAGGAAATGAAAAAGCGTTTACGCTTCCGGCATTTATTTTATATGAAAATAAACCGGATAAAAATAAATTTGAAAAAATGTTTATTGAATTAAATAAAAATTAA